A stretch of the bacterium SCSIO 12827 genome encodes the following:
- a CDS encoding TauD/TfdA family dioxygenase — protein sequence MNHPTAPLKGDFGILIDQVTPDDLGNPDFQSWAHGLWLDHGGLLGVRGEKLAELTPAQLVAWSEVFGVIEDKIQTAREDKSVKGFPILRIGNVKNEDGKIVAQLLQVPQLTSDADIRYNPETRRPVWHTDSTFRARPPVGSVFHCRKAPPEGAETLFADMQGAYAALPPAERQKLDGLEAVCSLAHHDKKINSYSPHYPVLTPEQRKENPPNRVPIVLNHPITGRPSLYGLNSSTCAIVPKGQEVDPADLDKWDLEGVEDDSVMIWRNMLPTVTGPDFTVKWQWQAGDVVVWDNRSTIHAGTGFDYSKYEREMWRLTLVDEARARA from the coding sequence ATGAACCATCCAACCGCGCCGCTGAAAGGCGATTTCGGCATTTTGATCGATCAAGTCACGCCCGACGACCTGGGCAACCCGGACTTCCAATCCTGGGCCCATGGCCTGTGGCTGGACCATGGCGGGCTGCTCGGCGTTCGGGGGGAGAAGCTGGCCGAATTGACGCCCGCGCAGCTTGTCGCTTGGTCCGAGGTCTTCGGCGTCATCGAGGACAAGATCCAGACGGCGCGCGAGGATAAATCCGTCAAAGGCTTTCCCATCCTGCGCATCGGCAACGTGAAAAACGAGGATGGCAAGATCGTCGCGCAACTGCTGCAGGTGCCGCAGCTGACCAGCGACGCGGACATTCGCTACAACCCGGAAACCCGGCGCCCGGTATGGCATACGGATTCCACGTTCCGCGCGCGGCCGCCGGTCGGCTCCGTCTTCCACTGCCGCAAGGCCCCGCCCGAGGGCGCGGAAACCCTGTTCGCCGACATGCAGGGCGCCTATGCCGCCCTGCCGCCGGCGGAACGGCAGAAACTCGACGGCCTGGAGGCCGTCTGCTCCCTCGCTCATCATGACAAGAAGATCAACAGCTACTCGCCCCATTATCCGGTGCTGACGCCCGAGCAGCGCAAGGAAAACCCGCCCAATCGCGTGCCCATCGTCCTGAACCATCCGATCACCGGCCGGCCGTCGCTGTACGGCCTCAACAGCTCGACCTGCGCCATCGTGCCCAAGGGGCAGGAAGTCGATCCGGCGGACCTGGACAAATGGGATCTGGAAGGCGTGGAAGACGACAGCGTGATGATCTGGCGCAACATGCTGCCCACCGTCACCGGCCCCGACTTCACCGTGAAATGGCAGTGGCAAGCCGGCGACGTCGTCGTCTGGGACAACCGCTCGACGATCCATGCGGGGACCGGCTTCGACTACAGCAAGTACGAACGGGAAATGTGGCGGCTGACGTTGGTGGACGAGGCTCGGGCACGGGCCTGA